One Salvelinus namaycush isolate Seneca chromosome 4, SaNama_1.0, whole genome shotgun sequence genomic window carries:
- the LOC120046104 gene encoding LLGL scribble cell polarity complex component 2-like isoform X2: MKRFRRHGQESHRDRIKQELYGFNKTVEHGFPHQPSALVFSPSLQLLAIGTRSGAIKLYGAPGVEFMGLHDENAAVTQVHFLPQQVDLVTLLDDNSLHMWTLRAHQGVSELLEIGRFTLTGPPGAPPSVTRVTAVLTHSSGDLLFLGTEGGHVFVVEVPGFRELEERNISLENVTNSLPEDYGGRRSLEHVESLQENPVNPRQVLIGYGRGMMVIWDLERQSAVKHIPATQQLESVWWTEDGGHVLSSHSDGSYCRWMVAGEGTQSEQEKSEVPYGHFPCKAISKIIQLPTEQGPPFLFLSGGMPRASYGDRHCISVIHSKTHVALDFTSRIIDFFVIRDGPDHTGDPSALVVLVEEELVVIDLQTEGWPVIQTPYLVPLHCSAITCSHHVSAIPLKLWERVLSAGALQNTHYSKKPWPITGGQNLSPDAPQRDLLLTGHEDGTVRFWDASGVCLYPMYKLSTAGVFLTDAEPNDNMNQGTEGEWPPFRKVGCFDPYSDDPRLGVQKIHLCKYSGYLTVAGTAGQILVLELNDEAAEQTVEATVADLLQGQEGFRWKGHTRLEVKEEPVMFPPGFQPFALVQCQPPAVVTALTLHSEWKLVTFGTSHGFGLYDYQQKNTVLVRCTLNPSDQLAMEGPLSRVKSIKKSLRQSFRRIRRSRVSLRKHHVNSAAKVQEANARLEAELAEMELAPVQRKIEARSSDDSFTGLVRTLYFADTFLSDSSHHTPSLWAGTNGGSVLAYQLRLPPVERRAEDPVSAHPAKEIQLMHRAPVVGIVVLDGHGSPLPEPLEVAHDLARSADMQGCHQLLVISEEQFKVFTLPKVSAKMKLKLTAIDGSRVRRVGVAWFGSSRSEDYGESGLTVLTNQGDLHVVSLPGVKLQVQYPCIRREDVSGIASCVFTKHGQGFYLISPSEFERFSLSARCVVEPRSLVEVPSQTPSTTLPRAQPDGPSVAHRNSTRATDDVATHDHPTARFIITNLTHGNCQSSLCVCGLTCSFLTAVLQEIQKSLEGYQPTFLENNVKSALAGGKVLTNGD, translated from the exons ATGAAGAGGTTTAGGAGACATGGACAGGAGTCCCACAGAGATCGGATCAAACAGGAGCTCTATGGGTTCAACAAG ACGGTGGAACATGGTTTTCCCCACCAGCCCAGTGCTCTGGTCTTCAGTCCCAGTCTACAGCTCCTGGCCATCGGCACACGCTCCGGCGCCATCAAACT TTATGGGGCTCCAGGTGTAGAGTTCATGGGTCTACATGATGAGAACGCTGCCGTCACACAGGTCCACTTCTTACCACAGCAG GTTGACTTGGTCACTCTGTTGGATGACAACAGTCTCCACATGTGGACCCTCAGAGCTCACCAAGGAGTCTCTGAGCTGCTGGAGATAGGACGCTTCACACTTACTGGACCCCCGGG GGCTCCTCCCAGTGTGACTCGTGTGACGGCGGTGCTGACCCACTCCTCTGGGGACCTGTTGTTTCTGGGAACAGAGGGGGGACACGTGTTCGTGGTGGAGGTACCGGGCTTCAGAGAACTAGAggagaggaacattagcctgGAGAATGTCaccaacag TTTACCAGAGGACTATGGAGGTCGTAGGAGCTTGGAGCATGTCGAGTCCTTACAGGAGAATCCTGTCAACCCACGCCAGGTTCTGATTGGCTACGGACGAGGCATGATGGTCATCTGGGACCTGGAGCGCCAATCAGCCGTCAAACACATCCCCGCTACTCAG CAACTAGAGAGCGTGTGGTGGACGGAGGACGGCGGCCATGTTCTCAGTTCCCATAGCGACGGGAGCTACTGTCGCTGGATGGTGGCCGGGGAGGGGACACAGAGCGAACAGGAGAAGTCCGAAGTACCGTACG GCCACTTCCCCTGTAAGGCCATCTCTAAAATCATCCAGCTCCCTACTGAACAAGG GCCTCCGTTCCTGTTCCTCAGTGGCGGCATGCCCCGGGCCAGCTACGGAGACAGACACTGTATCAGTGTGATCCACAGTAAAACACACGTGGCTCTGGACTTCACCTCCAGAATCATCGACTTCTTCGTCATCAGAGACGGACCAGACCATACAG gCGACCCCAGTGCGTTGGTGGTCTTAGTAGAAGAGGAGTTGGTAGTGATAGATCTTCAGACTGAAGGGTGGCCAGTCATCCAGACTCCGTACCTGGTCCCTCTCCACTGCTCGGCCATCACCTGCTCCCACCATGTCTCTGCTATACCCCTGAAGCTGTGGGAGAGGGTCCTGTCTGCCGGAGCACTGCAGAACACACACTACTCTAAGAAG cCGTGGCCTATAACAGGAGGACAGAACCTGTCTCCCGACGCTCCTCAGCGAGACCTACTTCTCACAGG gcaCGAGGACGGTACGGTCCGATTCTGGGATGCGTCAGGAGTCTGTCTGTACCCCATGTACAAGCTGAGCACGGCAGGGGTGTTCCTCACTGACGCAGAACCCAATGACAACATGAACCAGGGCACGGAGGGAGAGTGGCCACCTTTCAGAAAG GTGGGTTGTTTTGACCCGTACAGTGACGACCCTCGCCTGGGCGTTCAGAAGATCCACCTGTGTAAATACAGCGGTTACCTGACTGTAGCTGGCACCGCTGGACAG ATCCTGGTGTTAGAGCTGAATGATGAGGCAGCGGAACAGACGGTGGAAGCCACGGTAGCTGACCTGTTACAGGGACAGGAGGGCTTCCGCTGGAAG GGCCACACGCGTCTGGAGGTGAAGGAGGAGCCGGTGATGTTCCCCCCAGGATTCCAGCCCTTTGCCCTGGTCCAGTGTCAGCCTCCGGCCGTGGTCACCGCCCTCACCCTGCACTCTGAGTGGAAACTAGTGACCTTCGGGACCAGCCACGGCTTCGGACTCTACGACTACCAGCAGAAAAACACCGTCCTCGTCAG GTGTACTCTGAACCCCAGTGACCAGCTGGCTATGGAAGGGCCTCTGTCCAGAGTAAAGAGCATTAAGAAGTCTCTCCGTCAGTCCTTCAGGAGGATCAGACGCAGCCGAGTGTCTTTACGCAAACACCACGTCAACAGCGCTGCtaag gTGCAGGAGGCCAATGCTCGTCTGGAGGCTGAGCTAGCAGAGATGGAGTTAGCTCCTGTTCAGAGAAAGATAGAGGCTCGATCCTCAGACGACTCCTTCACCGGCCTCGTTCGCACGCTGTACTTCGCTGACACCTTCCTCTCAgaca GCTCCCATCACACGCCCTCTCTCTGGGCAGGGACCAATGGGGGCTCGGTATTAGCCTACCAGCTCCGCCTACCGCCTGTGGAACGCAGAGCAGAGGACCCCGTCTCCGCCCACCCTG ctaaGGAGATCCAGCTGATGCACCGTGCTCCAGTAGTGGGCATCGTGGTGTTGGACGGCCACGGTTCCCCTCTGCCTGAGCCCCTGGAGGTGGCACATGACCTGGCCCGCTCAGCTGACATGCAGGGCTGCCACCAGCTACTGGTCATATCCGAGGAACAGTTTaag GTGTTCACCCTGCCCAAGGTGAGCGCTAAGATGAAGTTAAAGCTCACCGCCATCGATGGTTCGCGCGTGCGCAGGGTGGGCGTGGCCTGGTTCGGCAGCAGCCGCTCGGAGGACTATGGTGAGAGCGGCCTCACCGTCCTGACCAATCAGGGAGACCTCCACGTGGTGTCGTTGCCGGGGGTGAAATTGCAGGTCCAGTACCCCTGTATCCGCAGAGAGGACGTCAGCGGCATCGCATCCTGTGTCTTCACCAAACACGGACAGG gTTTCTACCTGATCTCTCCGTCTGAGTTTGAGCGTTTCTCTCTGTCCGCTCGCTGTGTGGTGGAGCCCAGGTCTCTAGTGGAGGTGCCCTCCCAGACACCCAGCACCACCCTGCCTCGGGCGCAGCCTGACGGGCCGTCTGTGGCGCACAG AAATTCCACGCGGGCCACCGATGACGTGG CAACCCACGACCACCCTACCGCACGTTTCATCATAACCAACTTAACTCATGGCAACTGTCAATcgtcattgtgtgtctgtggtctgaCCTGTTCGTTCCTTACAGCGGTGCTTCAGGAGATCCAGAAATCTCTAGAAGGATACCAGCC GACGTTCCTGGAGAACAATGTGAAGAGTGCTCTCGCTGGAGGGAAGGTGCTGACCAATGGAG actga
- the LOC120046104 gene encoding LLGL scribble cell polarity complex component 2-like isoform X5 — translation MKRFRRHGQESHRDRIKQELYGFNKTVEHGFPHQPSALVFSPSLQLLAIGTRSGAIKLYGAPGVEFMGLHDENAAVTQVHFLPQQVDLVTLLDDNSLHMWTLRAHQGVSELLEIGRFTLTGPPGAPPSVTRVTAVLTHSSGDLLFLGTEGGHVFVVEVPGFRELEERNISLENVTNSLPEDYGGRRSLEHVESLQENPVNPRQVLIGYGRGMMVIWDLERQSAVKHIPATQQLESVWWTEDGGHVLSSHSDGSYCRWMVAGEGTQSEQEKSEVPYGHFPCKAISKIIQLPTEQGPPFLFLSGGMPRASYGDRHCISVIHSKTHVALDFTSRIIDFFVIRDGPDHTGDPSALVVLVEEELVVIDLQTEGWPVIQTPYLVPLHCSAITCSHHVSAIPLKLWERVLSAGALQNTHYSKKPWPITGGQNLSPDAPQRDLLLTGHEDGTVRFWDASGVCLYPMYKLSTAGVFLTDAEPNDNMNQGTEGEWPPFRKVGCFDPYSDDPRLGVQKIHLCKYSGYLTVAGTAGQILVLELNDEAAEQTVEATVADLLQGQEGFRWKGHTRLEVKEEPVMFPPGFQPFALVQCQPPAVVTALTLHSEWKLVTFGTSHGFGLYDYQQKNTVLVRCTLNPSDQLAMEGPLSRVKSIKKSLRQSFRRIRRSRVSLRKHHVNSAAKVQEANARLEAELAEMELAPVQRKIEARSSDDSFTGLVRTLYFADTFLSDSSHHTPSLWAGTNGGSVLAYQLRLPPVERRAEDPVSAHPAKEIQLMHRAPVVGIVVLDGHGSPLPEPLEVAHDLARSADMQGCHQLLVISEEQFKVFTLPKVSAKMKLKLTAIDGSRVRRVGVAWFGSSRSEDYGESGLTVLTNQGDLHVVSLPGVKLQVQYPCIRREDVSGIASCVFTKHGQGFYLISPSEFERFSLSARCVVEPRSLVEVPSQTPSTTLPRAQPDGPSVAHRNSTRATDDVAVLQEIQKSLEGYQPTFLENNVKSALAGGKVLTNGD, via the exons ATGAAGAGGTTTAGGAGACATGGACAGGAGTCCCACAGAGATCGGATCAAACAGGAGCTCTATGGGTTCAACAAG ACGGTGGAACATGGTTTTCCCCACCAGCCCAGTGCTCTGGTCTTCAGTCCCAGTCTACAGCTCCTGGCCATCGGCACACGCTCCGGCGCCATCAAACT TTATGGGGCTCCAGGTGTAGAGTTCATGGGTCTACATGATGAGAACGCTGCCGTCACACAGGTCCACTTCTTACCACAGCAG GTTGACTTGGTCACTCTGTTGGATGACAACAGTCTCCACATGTGGACCCTCAGAGCTCACCAAGGAGTCTCTGAGCTGCTGGAGATAGGACGCTTCACACTTACTGGACCCCCGGG GGCTCCTCCCAGTGTGACTCGTGTGACGGCGGTGCTGACCCACTCCTCTGGGGACCTGTTGTTTCTGGGAACAGAGGGGGGACACGTGTTCGTGGTGGAGGTACCGGGCTTCAGAGAACTAGAggagaggaacattagcctgGAGAATGTCaccaacag TTTACCAGAGGACTATGGAGGTCGTAGGAGCTTGGAGCATGTCGAGTCCTTACAGGAGAATCCTGTCAACCCACGCCAGGTTCTGATTGGCTACGGACGAGGCATGATGGTCATCTGGGACCTGGAGCGCCAATCAGCCGTCAAACACATCCCCGCTACTCAG CAACTAGAGAGCGTGTGGTGGACGGAGGACGGCGGCCATGTTCTCAGTTCCCATAGCGACGGGAGCTACTGTCGCTGGATGGTGGCCGGGGAGGGGACACAGAGCGAACAGGAGAAGTCCGAAGTACCGTACG GCCACTTCCCCTGTAAGGCCATCTCTAAAATCATCCAGCTCCCTACTGAACAAGG GCCTCCGTTCCTGTTCCTCAGTGGCGGCATGCCCCGGGCCAGCTACGGAGACAGACACTGTATCAGTGTGATCCACAGTAAAACACACGTGGCTCTGGACTTCACCTCCAGAATCATCGACTTCTTCGTCATCAGAGACGGACCAGACCATACAG gCGACCCCAGTGCGTTGGTGGTCTTAGTAGAAGAGGAGTTGGTAGTGATAGATCTTCAGACTGAAGGGTGGCCAGTCATCCAGACTCCGTACCTGGTCCCTCTCCACTGCTCGGCCATCACCTGCTCCCACCATGTCTCTGCTATACCCCTGAAGCTGTGGGAGAGGGTCCTGTCTGCCGGAGCACTGCAGAACACACACTACTCTAAGAAG cCGTGGCCTATAACAGGAGGACAGAACCTGTCTCCCGACGCTCCTCAGCGAGACCTACTTCTCACAGG gcaCGAGGACGGTACGGTCCGATTCTGGGATGCGTCAGGAGTCTGTCTGTACCCCATGTACAAGCTGAGCACGGCAGGGGTGTTCCTCACTGACGCAGAACCCAATGACAACATGAACCAGGGCACGGAGGGAGAGTGGCCACCTTTCAGAAAG GTGGGTTGTTTTGACCCGTACAGTGACGACCCTCGCCTGGGCGTTCAGAAGATCCACCTGTGTAAATACAGCGGTTACCTGACTGTAGCTGGCACCGCTGGACAG ATCCTGGTGTTAGAGCTGAATGATGAGGCAGCGGAACAGACGGTGGAAGCCACGGTAGCTGACCTGTTACAGGGACAGGAGGGCTTCCGCTGGAAG GGCCACACGCGTCTGGAGGTGAAGGAGGAGCCGGTGATGTTCCCCCCAGGATTCCAGCCCTTTGCCCTGGTCCAGTGTCAGCCTCCGGCCGTGGTCACCGCCCTCACCCTGCACTCTGAGTGGAAACTAGTGACCTTCGGGACCAGCCACGGCTTCGGACTCTACGACTACCAGCAGAAAAACACCGTCCTCGTCAG GTGTACTCTGAACCCCAGTGACCAGCTGGCTATGGAAGGGCCTCTGTCCAGAGTAAAGAGCATTAAGAAGTCTCTCCGTCAGTCCTTCAGGAGGATCAGACGCAGCCGAGTGTCTTTACGCAAACACCACGTCAACAGCGCTGCtaag gTGCAGGAGGCCAATGCTCGTCTGGAGGCTGAGCTAGCAGAGATGGAGTTAGCTCCTGTTCAGAGAAAGATAGAGGCTCGATCCTCAGACGACTCCTTCACCGGCCTCGTTCGCACGCTGTACTTCGCTGACACCTTCCTCTCAgaca GCTCCCATCACACGCCCTCTCTCTGGGCAGGGACCAATGGGGGCTCGGTATTAGCCTACCAGCTCCGCCTACCGCCTGTGGAACGCAGAGCAGAGGACCCCGTCTCCGCCCACCCTG ctaaGGAGATCCAGCTGATGCACCGTGCTCCAGTAGTGGGCATCGTGGTGTTGGACGGCCACGGTTCCCCTCTGCCTGAGCCCCTGGAGGTGGCACATGACCTGGCCCGCTCAGCTGACATGCAGGGCTGCCACCAGCTACTGGTCATATCCGAGGAACAGTTTaag GTGTTCACCCTGCCCAAGGTGAGCGCTAAGATGAAGTTAAAGCTCACCGCCATCGATGGTTCGCGCGTGCGCAGGGTGGGCGTGGCCTGGTTCGGCAGCAGCCGCTCGGAGGACTATGGTGAGAGCGGCCTCACCGTCCTGACCAATCAGGGAGACCTCCACGTGGTGTCGTTGCCGGGGGTGAAATTGCAGGTCCAGTACCCCTGTATCCGCAGAGAGGACGTCAGCGGCATCGCATCCTGTGTCTTCACCAAACACGGACAGG gTTTCTACCTGATCTCTCCGTCTGAGTTTGAGCGTTTCTCTCTGTCCGCTCGCTGTGTGGTGGAGCCCAGGTCTCTAGTGGAGGTGCCCTCCCAGACACCCAGCACCACCCTGCCTCGGGCGCAGCCTGACGGGCCGTCTGTGGCGCACAG AAATTCCACGCGGGCCACCGATGACGTGG CGGTGCTTCAGGAGATCCAGAAATCTCTAGAAGGATACCAGCC GACGTTCCTGGAGAACAATGTGAAGAGTGCTCTCGCTGGAGGGAAGGTGCTGACCAATGGAG actga
- the LOC120046104 gene encoding LLGL scribble cell polarity complex component 2-like isoform X4 gives MKRFRRHGQESHRDRIKQELYGFNKTVEHGFPHQPSALVFSPSLQLLAIGTRSGAIKLYGAPGVEFMGLHDENAAVTQVHFLPQQVDLVTLLDDNSLHMWTLRAHQGVSELLEIGRFTLTGPPGAPPSVTRVTAVLTHSSGDLLFLGTEGGHVFVVEVPGFRELEERNISLENVTNSLPEDYGGRRSLEHVESLQENPVNPRQVLIGYGRGMMVIWDLERQSAVKHIPATQQLESVWWTEDGGHVLSSHSDGSYCRWMVAGEGTQSEQEKSEVPYGHFPCKAISKIIQLPTEQGPPFLFLSGGMPRASYGDRHCISVIHSKTHVALDFTSRIIDFFVIRDGPDHTGDPSALVVLVEEELVVIDLQTEGWPVIQTPYLVPLHCSAITCSHHVSAIPLKLWERVLSAGALQNTHYSKKPWPITGGQNLSPDAPQRDLLLTGHEDGTVRFWDASGVCLYPMYKLSTAGVFLTDAEPNDNMNQGTEGEWPPFRKVGCFDPYSDDPRLGVQKIHLCKYSGYLTVAGTAGQILVLELNDEAAEQTVEATVADLLQGQEGFRWKGHTRLEVKEEPVMFPPGFQPFALVQCQPPAVVTALTLHSEWKLVTFGTSHGFGLYDYQQKNTVLVRCTLNPSDQLAMEGPLSRVKSIKKSLRQSFRRIRRSRVSLRKHHVNSAAKVQEANARLEAELAEMELAPVQRKIEARSSDDSFTGLVRTLYFADTFLSDSSHHTPSLWAGTNGGSVLAYQLRLPPVERRAEDPVSAHPAKEIQLMHRAPVVGIVVLDGHGSPLPEPLEVAHDLARSADMQGCHQLLVISEEQFKVFTLPKVSAKMKLKLTAIDGSRVRRVGVAWFGSSRSEDYGESGLTVLTNQGDLHVVSLPGVKLQVQYPCIRREDVSGIASCVFTKHGQGFYLISPSEFERFSLSARCVVEPRSLVEVPSQTPSTTLPRAQPDGPSVAHRNSTRATDDVEGSARRVMEHALLNDETVLQEIQKSLEGYQPTFLENNVKSALAGGKVLTNGD, from the exons ATGAAGAGGTTTAGGAGACATGGACAGGAGTCCCACAGAGATCGGATCAAACAGGAGCTCTATGGGTTCAACAAG ACGGTGGAACATGGTTTTCCCCACCAGCCCAGTGCTCTGGTCTTCAGTCCCAGTCTACAGCTCCTGGCCATCGGCACACGCTCCGGCGCCATCAAACT TTATGGGGCTCCAGGTGTAGAGTTCATGGGTCTACATGATGAGAACGCTGCCGTCACACAGGTCCACTTCTTACCACAGCAG GTTGACTTGGTCACTCTGTTGGATGACAACAGTCTCCACATGTGGACCCTCAGAGCTCACCAAGGAGTCTCTGAGCTGCTGGAGATAGGACGCTTCACACTTACTGGACCCCCGGG GGCTCCTCCCAGTGTGACTCGTGTGACGGCGGTGCTGACCCACTCCTCTGGGGACCTGTTGTTTCTGGGAACAGAGGGGGGACACGTGTTCGTGGTGGAGGTACCGGGCTTCAGAGAACTAGAggagaggaacattagcctgGAGAATGTCaccaacag TTTACCAGAGGACTATGGAGGTCGTAGGAGCTTGGAGCATGTCGAGTCCTTACAGGAGAATCCTGTCAACCCACGCCAGGTTCTGATTGGCTACGGACGAGGCATGATGGTCATCTGGGACCTGGAGCGCCAATCAGCCGTCAAACACATCCCCGCTACTCAG CAACTAGAGAGCGTGTGGTGGACGGAGGACGGCGGCCATGTTCTCAGTTCCCATAGCGACGGGAGCTACTGTCGCTGGATGGTGGCCGGGGAGGGGACACAGAGCGAACAGGAGAAGTCCGAAGTACCGTACG GCCACTTCCCCTGTAAGGCCATCTCTAAAATCATCCAGCTCCCTACTGAACAAGG GCCTCCGTTCCTGTTCCTCAGTGGCGGCATGCCCCGGGCCAGCTACGGAGACAGACACTGTATCAGTGTGATCCACAGTAAAACACACGTGGCTCTGGACTTCACCTCCAGAATCATCGACTTCTTCGTCATCAGAGACGGACCAGACCATACAG gCGACCCCAGTGCGTTGGTGGTCTTAGTAGAAGAGGAGTTGGTAGTGATAGATCTTCAGACTGAAGGGTGGCCAGTCATCCAGACTCCGTACCTGGTCCCTCTCCACTGCTCGGCCATCACCTGCTCCCACCATGTCTCTGCTATACCCCTGAAGCTGTGGGAGAGGGTCCTGTCTGCCGGAGCACTGCAGAACACACACTACTCTAAGAAG cCGTGGCCTATAACAGGAGGACAGAACCTGTCTCCCGACGCTCCTCAGCGAGACCTACTTCTCACAGG gcaCGAGGACGGTACGGTCCGATTCTGGGATGCGTCAGGAGTCTGTCTGTACCCCATGTACAAGCTGAGCACGGCAGGGGTGTTCCTCACTGACGCAGAACCCAATGACAACATGAACCAGGGCACGGAGGGAGAGTGGCCACCTTTCAGAAAG GTGGGTTGTTTTGACCCGTACAGTGACGACCCTCGCCTGGGCGTTCAGAAGATCCACCTGTGTAAATACAGCGGTTACCTGACTGTAGCTGGCACCGCTGGACAG ATCCTGGTGTTAGAGCTGAATGATGAGGCAGCGGAACAGACGGTGGAAGCCACGGTAGCTGACCTGTTACAGGGACAGGAGGGCTTCCGCTGGAAG GGCCACACGCGTCTGGAGGTGAAGGAGGAGCCGGTGATGTTCCCCCCAGGATTCCAGCCCTTTGCCCTGGTCCAGTGTCAGCCTCCGGCCGTGGTCACCGCCCTCACCCTGCACTCTGAGTGGAAACTAGTGACCTTCGGGACCAGCCACGGCTTCGGACTCTACGACTACCAGCAGAAAAACACCGTCCTCGTCAG GTGTACTCTGAACCCCAGTGACCAGCTGGCTATGGAAGGGCCTCTGTCCAGAGTAAAGAGCATTAAGAAGTCTCTCCGTCAGTCCTTCAGGAGGATCAGACGCAGCCGAGTGTCTTTACGCAAACACCACGTCAACAGCGCTGCtaag gTGCAGGAGGCCAATGCTCGTCTGGAGGCTGAGCTAGCAGAGATGGAGTTAGCTCCTGTTCAGAGAAAGATAGAGGCTCGATCCTCAGACGACTCCTTCACCGGCCTCGTTCGCACGCTGTACTTCGCTGACACCTTCCTCTCAgaca GCTCCCATCACACGCCCTCTCTCTGGGCAGGGACCAATGGGGGCTCGGTATTAGCCTACCAGCTCCGCCTACCGCCTGTGGAACGCAGAGCAGAGGACCCCGTCTCCGCCCACCCTG ctaaGGAGATCCAGCTGATGCACCGTGCTCCAGTAGTGGGCATCGTGGTGTTGGACGGCCACGGTTCCCCTCTGCCTGAGCCCCTGGAGGTGGCACATGACCTGGCCCGCTCAGCTGACATGCAGGGCTGCCACCAGCTACTGGTCATATCCGAGGAACAGTTTaag GTGTTCACCCTGCCCAAGGTGAGCGCTAAGATGAAGTTAAAGCTCACCGCCATCGATGGTTCGCGCGTGCGCAGGGTGGGCGTGGCCTGGTTCGGCAGCAGCCGCTCGGAGGACTATGGTGAGAGCGGCCTCACCGTCCTGACCAATCAGGGAGACCTCCACGTGGTGTCGTTGCCGGGGGTGAAATTGCAGGTCCAGTACCCCTGTATCCGCAGAGAGGACGTCAGCGGCATCGCATCCTGTGTCTTCACCAAACACGGACAGG gTTTCTACCTGATCTCTCCGTCTGAGTTTGAGCGTTTCTCTCTGTCCGCTCGCTGTGTGGTGGAGCCCAGGTCTCTAGTGGAGGTGCCCTCCCAGACACCCAGCACCACCCTGCCTCGGGCGCAGCCTGACGGGCCGTCTGTGGCGCACAG AAATTCCACGCGGGCCACCGATGACGTGG AGGGCTCTGCTAGACGTGTGATGGAGCATGCTTTGCTGAATGACGAGA CGGTGCTTCAGGAGATCCAGAAATCTCTAGAAGGATACCAGCC GACGTTCCTGGAGAACAATGTGAAGAGTGCTCTCGCTGGAGGGAAGGTGCTGACCAATGGAG actga